A window of Fictibacillus halophilus contains these coding sequences:
- the ccsB gene encoding c-type cytochrome biogenesis protein CcsB: MAEISSTLLYSAFMIYLFSTLFFAMSISDKKGKDAAHTKKWGKIGFISSCIGFVAQLGYFITRWMASGHAPVSNLFEFTTFFGMMMVLAFIILYIIYRTNGLGVFAMPIAVLVIAYASMFPRDISPLIPALQSDWLKIHVTTAALGEGILAISFVSGLIYLIRTVDQTVSSKKTLWLEIILYSLIAVVGFIFVSIGFKGAGYETTFEMMDDNNQAVKVVYDMPAIAGPSNGEQLDNSFGPLFSTPSWMNGVDASVKLNTFIWSLLAGGILYGLLRLILRKRIAAALQTKVKMKPDLLDEISYRAVAIGFPIFTLGALIFAMIWAQQAWSRFWGWDPKEVWALITFLFYAAFLHLRLSRGWHGEKSAWLCVLGFWIITFNLIAVNLVLVGLHSYA, translated from the coding sequence ATGGCTGAAATCAGCAGTACACTTTTATATAGTGCATTTATGATTTATTTGTTCTCTACTCTATTCTTTGCAATGTCTATTTCAGATAAAAAAGGAAAAGATGCTGCACATACAAAAAAATGGGGAAAAATAGGGTTCATAAGTTCTTGTATTGGTTTTGTAGCTCAACTAGGCTATTTTATTACAAGGTGGATGGCAAGTGGACATGCTCCTGTAAGTAACTTGTTTGAGTTTACTACCTTCTTCGGAATGATGATGGTACTTGCATTCATTATTTTATACATCATCTATCGAACGAACGGTCTAGGCGTTTTTGCGATGCCAATTGCCGTACTTGTTATCGCGTATGCGAGCATGTTTCCGAGAGATATTTCTCCGCTGATTCCTGCACTTCAAAGTGACTGGCTTAAGATCCATGTTACGACAGCAGCCTTAGGAGAAGGAATCCTTGCGATCTCTTTCGTATCTGGACTGATATATTTGATTCGTACGGTCGATCAGACGGTCTCATCTAAAAAGACTTTATGGTTAGAGATTATTCTTTACAGCCTGATTGCTGTTGTTGGGTTCATCTTTGTATCTATCGGGTTTAAAGGTGCTGGATATGAAACGACATTTGAAATGATGGATGATAACAATCAGGCCGTTAAAGTCGTCTATGATATGCCTGCCATTGCAGGTCCAAGTAATGGAGAGCAACTGGACAATTCGTTCGGACCACTATTCTCAACTCCATCATGGATGAACGGTGTTGATGCTTCTGTTAAGTTGAATACGTTCATTTGGTCACTCTTAGCAGGTGGTATCCTTTATGGCTTGCTTCGTCTGATTCTAAGAAAAAGAATTGCAGCAGCTCTTCAGACAAAAGTTAAGATGAAACCAGATCTTCTTGATGAGATCAGCTACCGAGCAGTTGCGATCGGTTTTCCTATCTTTACACTCGGAGCACTTATCTTTGCCATGATTTGGGCTCAGCAAGCTTGGTCGAGATTCTGGGGATGGGATCCAAAAGAAGTTTGGGCTCTTATTACGTTCTTGTTCTATGCCGCTTTTCTTCATTTACGATTATCAAGAGGCTGGCACGGAGAAAAGTCTGCATGGCTTTGTGTGTTAGGTTTCTGGATCATCACATTTAACTTGATCGCAGTAAACCTTGTTCTTGTAGGATTGCATTCATACGCATAA
- the resB gene encoding cytochrome c biogenesis protein ResB — protein sequence MQTITCECGHSNPYGTSLCQACGKPLEQDVEVLSSMRYEGSARRSQTYKQTLVDKIWNFFSSVKVGVWLIVIILVAAAIGTIFPQETFIPPNVDPATHYESEYDTFGLIYYLLGFHNLYGSWWFILLLGMLGLSIIIASLDRGIPLYKALKTQRVTRHDQFMKNQRLFSKSNDVELDEIKYTLESLRYKVREEDGNLFAEKGRFSRWGAYVNHVGLIIFLTGAMLRFFPGMYVDDILWVREGEKASIPGTSSEEGQYYLENNEFILEMYDKEEKKFNRALSSVDGEVAKNYQSNVTLYKTKENHTIGAEPELEKVKSGEIRVNEPFKFDSFALYQTDFKLNEFYKMSFELEEKATGNKFGKLTVDLHDPKKEYDLGKGYKVKIEEYFPNFVLNDQNQPSTVNNLPDNPAFVFSMYSPKTPEGEKAFVGIQKNIDSGENQFKMSFAGIETKDLTALTVRKDHTLWIIALGGIIFMIGVTQGLYWNYRRIWIKQNAGEVWAAAHTNKNWYGLKKDVEFLSDKTNLTPLEEKETASK from the coding sequence ATGCAAACGATAACATGTGAATGCGGCCACTCTAACCCATACGGAACAAGCCTTTGTCAAGCCTGCGGTAAACCGTTGGAGCAAGATGTTGAAGTACTATCAAGCATGAGGTATGAAGGAAGCGCTAGACGATCACAAACCTATAAACAAACGCTTGTTGATAAGATTTGGAACTTCTTTTCGTCTGTTAAAGTCGGAGTATGGCTCATCGTTATTATATTAGTAGCAGCAGCGATCGGGACAATTTTTCCACAGGAAACGTTCATTCCCCCTAATGTTGATCCTGCCACTCATTATGAAAGCGAATACGATACGTTTGGACTCATCTATTATTTGTTAGGATTTCATAACCTTTATGGTTCATGGTGGTTCATTCTTTTACTAGGAATGCTAGGTTTATCTATCATTATTGCTAGTCTTGACCGTGGTATACCGCTCTATAAAGCATTAAAGACACAAAGAGTCACTCGACATGATCAATTCATGAAAAATCAACGCTTGTTCTCTAAAAGCAATGATGTGGAACTTGATGAGATCAAGTACACACTTGAATCTCTGCGCTATAAAGTTCGAGAAGAAGATGGTAACCTTTTTGCGGAAAAAGGACGATTCTCAAGATGGGGAGCTTATGTAAACCATGTTGGACTGATTATCTTTTTAACAGGAGCGATGCTTCGATTTTTTCCAGGAATGTATGTTGATGATATCTTATGGGTTCGAGAAGGTGAAAAAGCTTCTATTCCAGGTACTTCAAGTGAAGAAGGGCAATATTATCTGGAGAATAACGAATTCATTCTTGAGATGTATGATAAAGAAGAAAAGAAGTTTAATAGAGCGCTAAGCTCTGTTGATGGAGAAGTCGCTAAGAACTATCAAAGTAATGTTACTCTTTATAAAACAAAAGAGAACCATACGATTGGTGCAGAGCCAGAGCTTGAAAAAGTTAAGAGTGGTGAAATTCGAGTGAACGAACCGTTTAAGTTCGACTCGTTTGCTCTTTACCAGACCGACTTTAAGCTTAACGAGTTTTATAAGATGAGTTTCGAACTCGAAGAAAAAGCAACAGGCAACAAGTTTGGTAAGTTAACAGTAGATCTTCATGATCCTAAAAAAGAGTATGATCTTGGGAAAGGTTATAAAGTTAAGATTGAAGAATATTTTCCAAACTTCGTCTTAAACGATCAGAACCAGCCATCAACTGTTAATAATTTACCTGATAATCCAGCGTTTGTATTCTCTATGTATTCTCCTAAAACACCAGAAGGAGAAAAAGCATTTGTAGGAATTCAGAAAAATATAGATTCAGGTGAAAATCAGTTTAAAATGTCGTTCGCTGGTATTGAAACAAAAGATCTAACGGCGCTGACAGTCCGAAAAGACCATACGCTTTGGATCATCGCGCTTGGTGGAATTATCTTTATGATAGGTGTAACGCAAGGATTGTATTGGAACTATAGAAGAATTTGGATCAAACAAAATGCTGGAGAAGTATGGGCTGCCGCTCATACGAACAAGAACTGGTATGGCTTGAAAAAAGATGTGGAATTTCTGTCTGATAAGACCAATCTCACACCTTTAGAAGAAAAAGAAACAGCTTCAAAGTAA
- the resA gene encoding thiol-disulfide oxidoreductase ResA, translating to MKKNRFWFRSALLAILVVAVGYTIYNSMNEESGTYINKGDTAPNFVLTDLNGKQVELEDYRGKGVFLNFWGTWCKPCEREMPYMQRQYEKYKEQGVEILAVNVSETNVSVKNFVDRYSLSFPVPMDKQREVTKAYGIGPIPTTILIDKNGKVVERTSESLSEKKIISFMEKIKP from the coding sequence TTGAAAAAAAATAGGTTCTGGTTTCGCTCTGCTCTGCTTGCCATTTTAGTTGTTGCGGTCGGTTATACGATCTATAACAGTATGAATGAAGAGTCAGGTACATACATAAATAAAGGCGATACGGCTCCAAATTTTGTACTAACCGATCTGAATGGCAAACAAGTAGAGTTAGAAGATTACCGTGGTAAAGGTGTTTTCTTGAATTTCTGGGGTACGTGGTGTAAACCGTGTGAACGAGAGATGCCATATATGCAAAGGCAATACGAGAAATATAAAGAGCAGGGTGTAGAAATACTTGCTGTAAACGTGAGTGAAACGAACGTATCCGTTAAAAATTTTGTTGATCGCTATTCTTTGAGCTTTCCTGTTCCTATGGACAAACAAAGAGAAGTAACAAAAGCTTACGGTATCGGACCGATTCCTACTACAATTTTGATTGATAAGAACGGAAAAGTAGTAGAACGGACGAGTGAATCATTATCAGAGAAAAAAATTATTTCCTTTATGGAAAAAATAAAGCCGTAA
- a CDS encoding pseudouridine synthase, protein MERLQKVIAQSGVTSRRKAEELIREGKVKVNGNVVTELGTKVGTKDKIEVNEIQIQREQPVYFLMYKPSGVITAVSDDKGRKVVADYFKDIIEQRVFPVGRLDYDTTGAIIMTNDGEFANVLMHPRYQLDKVYIAKVKGIPQREKIKQLERGIRLEDGMTAPAKVKVTSIDKKKGTAIIELTIHEGKNRQVKRMLEAIGTPVMKLKRERYGYLDLKGLNPGEFRELTPHEIKQLRNLAVTQTSKKSRR, encoded by the coding sequence ATGGAACGATTGCAAAAAGTAATTGCCCAAAGCGGCGTAACTTCCAGAAGAAAAGCGGAGGAGTTAATACGTGAAGGCAAAGTGAAAGTGAACGGAAATGTAGTGACCGAGCTCGGCACAAAAGTAGGTACAAAAGATAAGATTGAAGTGAATGAGATTCAAATTCAACGGGAACAACCCGTTTATTTTTTGATGTATAAACCTTCTGGTGTGATTACGGCGGTTTCTGATGATAAGGGAAGAAAAGTAGTAGCTGATTACTTTAAAGACATCATCGAACAGCGTGTATTCCCTGTTGGAAGATTGGATTATGATACGACAGGTGCCATCATCATGACGAACGATGGTGAATTTGCGAACGTGCTTATGCATCCACGTTATCAGCTTGATAAAGTGTACATCGCAAAAGTAAAAGGAATTCCACAGAGAGAAAAGATCAAGCAGCTTGAAAGAGGAATTCGCTTAGAGGACGGAATGACAGCTCCTGCTAAAGTAAAAGTAACATCAATCGATAAGAAAAAGGGAACGGCGATCATCGAACTTACGATTCATGAAGGGAAGAACCGTCAAGTTAAGCGTATGTTAGAAGCGATCGGAACACCTGTCATGAAATTAAAGCGTGAAAGATACGGCTATTTAGATCTTAAAGGGCTGAATCCTGGTGAGTTCAGAGAGCTTACTCCACATGAAATCAAACAGCTAAGAAATTTGGCTGTCACACAAACGTCAAAAAAAAGCCGTAGATAG
- a CDS encoding spore maturation protein, which yields MSIVQSFSIWFIPFLIGFILLYGTYKKVPTYETFVEGGKEGFSIAINIIPFLVGMLVAISVFRASGALDYVMMAMRPLFSLFHIPAEVVPLGLMRTISGTGALGMTSDLIATHGPDSFIGRLASTIQGSTDTTFYVLTVYFGAVGIKKMKYALKVGLLADLIGFLASIAVISLLFYS from the coding sequence ATGTCGATCGTCCAATCCTTTTCCATATGGTTTATTCCTTTTTTGATCGGTTTTATCCTTTTATATGGTACCTACAAAAAAGTACCTACTTATGAGACTTTTGTAGAGGGTGGAAAAGAAGGTTTCTCGATCGCGATCAACATCATCCCTTTTTTAGTCGGCATGCTTGTTGCGATTTCTGTTTTTCGGGCATCAGGAGCTTTGGATTATGTCATGATGGCGATGCGTCCACTATTTTCATTGTTTCATATTCCAGCAGAAGTTGTTCCGCTAGGGCTTATGAGGACGATATCAGGAACAGGCGCTCTTGGAATGACCTCAGATTTAATAGCAACACACGGGCCTGATTCGTTTATCGGAAGACTCGCGTCTACAATACAAGGAAGCACGGATACAACCTTTTATGTATTGACCGTCTATTTTGGAGCAGTTGGTATTAAAAAGATGAAATACGCGTTAAAAGTAGGATTATTAGCTGATCTGATCGGATTTTTAGCATCTATAGCTGTAATCTCTCTATTGTTTTATTCATAA